A stretch of Crossiella cryophila DNA encodes these proteins:
- a CDS encoding NAD-dependent epimerase/dehydratase family protein, whose translation MTTTPARILITGASGVIGSRLLPVLAARHRITALTRSRPVPGAHRSVPADLTAPGLGLTPADRDRLAGEIDLIVHCAGVSGFSLDNLELFEQINVRGTRHVLDLAMRADVPVVMLSSTSAAQHYLEPDPTSQALQAYADSKRRAEELAQRCPQPVAMIRTALLLIGSAAEAADPRQQFPPVLLDSLLRGRVRRLPVSTEHWFDAIAVESLVEYTVAAIAAMSRAAESTAGVHWATAGTARLTMGDVLDACSANLDQRGKPLRIPEFTPTTEPGRGLGRLVQLGLFAPETQPFPSTMGALPGGPERVRRADLLPALAANVDLVAQGLFPAVPV comes from the coding sequence ATGACCACCACCCCTGCCCGCATCCTGATCACCGGCGCCTCCGGGGTGATCGGTTCCCGGCTGCTGCCCGTGCTGGCCGCCCGGCACCGGATCACCGCGCTGACCCGGTCCCGGCCGGTGCCCGGCGCGCACCGGTCCGTGCCGGCCGATCTCACCGCGCCCGGCCTGGGCCTGACCCCGGCGGACCGGGACCGGCTGGCCGGTGAGATCGACCTGATCGTGCACTGCGCGGGGGTGAGCGGCTTCAGCCTGGACAACCTGGAGTTGTTCGAGCAGATCAACGTCCGCGGCACCCGGCACGTGCTCGATCTCGCCATGCGTGCGGACGTGCCGGTGGTGATGCTGTCCTCCACCTCCGCCGCCCAGCACTACCTGGAGCCGGACCCCACCTCACAGGCCCTCCAGGCGTATGCCGATTCCAAGCGGCGGGCCGAGGAGCTGGCGCAGCGGTGTCCGCAGCCGGTGGCGATGATCCGCACCGCGCTGCTGCTGATCGGCTCGGCGGCCGAGGCGGCCGATCCACGGCAGCAGTTCCCGCCGGTGCTGCTGGATTCCCTGCTGCGCGGTCGGGTGCGGCGCCTGCCGGTGTCCACCGAGCACTGGTTCGACGCGATCGCGGTGGAGAGCCTGGTCGAGTACACGGTGGCGGCCATCGCGGCCATGTCCCGCGCGGCCGAGTCCACCGCGGGGGTGCACTGGGCCACCGCCGGGACCGCGCGGCTGACCATGGGCGATGTCCTGGACGCCTGCTCGGCCAACCTCGACCAGCGCGGGAAACCGTTGCGCATCCCCGAATTCACCCCCACCACGGAGCCCGGCCGGGGCCTGGGCCGACTGGTGCAGCTCGGGCTGTTCGCACCGGAGACCCAGCCGTTCCCCAGCACCATGGGCGCACTGCCCGGCGGCCCGGAGCGGGTGCGGCGGGCGGACCTGCTGCCCGCGCTGGCGGCCAACGTGGACCTGGTCGCCCAAGGCCTGTTCCCGGCGGTGCCGGTATGA
- a CDS encoding beta-ketoacyl-ACP synthase III — MTVSDHRAAVLAGLGTCLPRPVVSNADLALAVPTSDEWIRSRTGIAARRRLPPTADVHDLALAAAANALAATDGEPVDALVLATSTPKRPLPGGAPEIAHRLGLGPVPAFDLQAMCSGFVYALATATGLISGGVARRVLVVAAEAYSRIVDPQDRGTAVIFGDGAGAVVLRAGAPDEPGAVLALDLGSDGSARDLIHLPGSSPYLAMEGRQVYRHAVDRLAASALAVIKDCGWTAEQVDTLVPHQANARIIEAVAQRLALPAERAVCAIAEVGNTAAASIPLALAEAVDAGALQPGHRTVLTAFGGGLTWGSAALRWPTVRSVRSEL, encoded by the coding sequence TTGACTGTCTCCGACCATCGCGCCGCGGTGCTGGCCGGTCTCGGCACCTGCCTGCCCCGGCCCGTGGTGTCCAACGCGGACCTGGCGCTGGCCGTGCCGACCAGCGACGAGTGGATCCGCAGCCGGACCGGTATCGCCGCCCGCCGCCGCCTGCCACCCACCGCCGACGTGCACGACCTCGCCCTGGCCGCCGCCGCCAACGCACTGGCCGCGACCGACGGTGAACCGGTGGACGCGCTGGTGCTGGCCACCAGCACGCCGAAGCGCCCATTACCCGGTGGCGCACCGGAAATCGCGCACCGGCTCGGCCTCGGCCCGGTGCCCGCCTTCGACCTCCAGGCCATGTGCAGCGGGTTCGTCTACGCCCTGGCCACCGCCACCGGACTGATCAGCGGCGGCGTGGCGCGCCGGGTGCTGGTGGTCGCGGCCGAGGCGTACAGCCGGATCGTGGACCCCCAGGACCGCGGCACCGCGGTGATCTTCGGCGACGGCGCCGGCGCGGTGGTGCTGCGCGCGGGCGCCCCGGACGAACCCGGCGCGGTGCTGGCCCTCGATCTCGGCAGCGACGGCTCGGCCCGCGACCTGATCCACCTGCCCGGCAGCTCGCCGTACCTGGCGATGGAAGGCAGGCAGGTCTACCGGCACGCGGTGGACCGGCTGGCCGCCTCGGCGCTCGCGGTGATCAAGGACTGCGGCTGGACCGCCGAGCAGGTGGACACCCTGGTGCCGCACCAGGCCAACGCCCGGATCATCGAGGCGGTCGCCCAGCGGCTGGCGCTGCCCGCGGAGCGGGCCGTGTGCGCCATCGCCGAGGTGGGCAACACCGCCGCGGCCTCCATCCCGCTCGCCCTGGCCGAGGCCGTCGACGCCGGCGCGCTCCAGCCCGGCCACCGCACCGTGCTCACCGCGTTCGGCGGCGGACTGACCTGGGGCTCGGCCGCACTGCGCTGGCCGACCGTGCGGTCGGTCCGGTCCGAGCTGTGA
- a CDS encoding AAA family ATPase: MLVGRQSEVDELVTLVTAGGDREQSSALLDGPMGIGKTSVLAEVGRRAAAAGVTVLKAHADRLESDFGFGVVRQLLERRVLADPALVEGSTAATAELFRAQTRTGAEPACPAEAAAVLHGLYWLTVRLTETAPVLFLLDDIQWIDQPSLRWLGYLLRRIEDLPVTVLAARRCGTLEAGEPLALPRFGRRLRLNGLALPAVTQLAQARMRQPVTAGFATSCLAATNGNPLLLNALLRSCRAQGVPVGAAARIPDFGLEEINSLVQALITPLGPAGTEVMQAVSVLGDGLAPALIATVTGIEPNTVQDIVFRMRRAGLMAEADPRTVAFTHAVVREAVAAAMLPSAANALRARAARVLFDTGADTERVSAQLLRLPAVGGAWVTDTLLSAADTASRRGAPESTATYLRRALDEPLTPQQRGAVLVDLGAAEVGFDLAAAIGHLDEGARTVTEDQSRARAALLRCRALCISDRYPEAIRGLREIEPLLEPDGLPRSLLAVERGFISVFAPDFAPEVWRHNPAPAFPGLAGTRVEAEAAAFHAFQHATRGGSAAQAIPEARRALELRLASSGNGGVFGGAVLALQAADDLDFGLDVSDRLLTAYTRGGALFSYAVWCTHRGEFHYRKGNLAEAQADLQASVDTRVEHLGVDPLTSHVAVAAGRLLDLLVNRGQLDQVRELLHRWRLDGPLPDHLLFVWVLGARGRLRLAEGDPVGALAEFRRAIDLMRRCGVANPIAFLSWPNVVAALVRTGATAEAAETAAEFTQSCLAWGTAHAAGQAARARALVADPLQANELLAEAVHHLAHSPSRLDHATALAARGAALARTDHLGEARRVLGAALDLAEQCGAHALSEQALAGLRAAGGRPRSRRCSGADALTPSERRVAVLAARGQSNQEIAQQLFVSLRTVEVHLTNTYRKLGVTGRADLAGALA, from the coding sequence ATGCTGGTCGGGCGGCAGTCCGAAGTGGACGAACTCGTGACCCTGGTCACCGCCGGCGGCGATCGCGAGCAGTCGAGCGCGTTGCTGGACGGCCCGATGGGCATCGGCAAGACCTCGGTGCTGGCCGAGGTCGGCAGGCGGGCGGCGGCGGCCGGGGTCACCGTGCTCAAGGCACACGCCGACCGCCTGGAAAGCGACTTCGGCTTCGGCGTGGTCCGGCAGCTCCTGGAACGCCGGGTGCTGGCCGACCCTGCGCTGGTCGAGGGCAGCACGGCGGCCACCGCCGAGCTGTTCCGCGCGCAGACGCGCACCGGCGCCGAACCCGCCTGCCCCGCCGAGGCCGCCGCCGTGCTGCACGGGCTGTACTGGCTGACCGTCCGGCTCACCGAGACCGCGCCGGTGCTGTTCCTGCTCGACGACATCCAGTGGATCGACCAGCCCTCGCTGCGCTGGCTCGGCTACCTGCTCCGCCGGATCGAGGACCTGCCGGTCACCGTGCTCGCCGCCCGCCGCTGCGGCACCCTGGAGGCCGGGGAACCGTTGGCACTGCCCAGGTTCGGCCGCCGACTGCGGCTGAACGGGCTCGCGCTGCCCGCGGTGACCCAGCTCGCCCAGGCCAGGATGCGCCAGCCGGTCACCGCAGGGTTCGCCACCTCCTGCCTGGCCGCCACCAACGGGAACCCGTTGCTGCTCAACGCTTTGCTGCGCAGCTGCCGGGCACAGGGGGTGCCGGTGGGCGCCGCCGCGCGGATCCCGGACTTCGGCCTGGAGGAGATCAACAGCCTGGTGCAGGCCCTGATCACCCCGCTCGGCCCGGCAGGCACCGAGGTCATGCAGGCGGTGTCCGTGCTCGGCGACGGCCTGGCCCCCGCGCTGATCGCCACGGTCACCGGGATCGAGCCGAACACGGTGCAGGACATCGTCTTCCGGATGCGCCGGGCCGGTCTGATGGCCGAGGCGGACCCGCGCACGGTGGCCTTCACCCACGCCGTGGTGCGCGAGGCGGTGGCCGCGGCCATGCTGCCCAGCGCCGCCAACGCCCTGCGTGCCCGCGCGGCCAGGGTGCTCTTCGACACCGGCGCGGACACCGAACGCGTGTCCGCCCAACTGCTCCGGCTGCCCGCGGTGGGCGGCGCCTGGGTCACCGACACCCTGCTCAGCGCGGCCGACACCGCGTCCAGGCGGGGCGCGCCGGAGAGCACCGCCACCTACCTGCGCCGCGCCCTGGACGAACCACTCACCCCGCAGCAGCGCGGCGCGGTGCTGGTCGACCTGGGCGCCGCCGAGGTCGGATTCGACCTGGCCGCGGCCATCGGCCACCTCGACGAGGGCGCCCGCACCGTCACCGAGGACCAGTCCAGGGCCAGGGCCGCCCTGCTGCGCTGCCGCGCGCTCTGCATCTCCGACCGCTACCCGGAAGCCATCCGCGGCCTACGCGAGATCGAACCCCTCCTGGAACCGGACGGCCTGCCCCGGTCACTGCTGGCGGTGGAGCGCGGCTTCATCAGCGTCTTCGCCCCCGACTTCGCCCCCGAGGTCTGGCGGCACAACCCTGCCCCGGCCTTCCCCGGACTGGCCGGCACCAGGGTCGAGGCGGAGGCGGCCGCCTTCCACGCCTTCCAGCACGCCACCCGGGGCGGCAGCGCGGCCCAGGCGATCCCCGAGGCCCGGCGGGCACTGGAGTTACGACTGGCCTCCTCGGGCAACGGCGGGGTCTTCGGCGGCGCGGTGCTCGCCCTGCAGGCCGCCGACGACCTCGACTTCGGGCTCGACGTCAGCGACCGGCTGCTCACCGCCTACACCCGCGGCGGCGCGCTGTTCAGCTACGCGGTGTGGTGCACCCACCGCGGCGAATTCCACTACCGCAAGGGAAATCTGGCCGAGGCCCAGGCCGATCTGCAGGCCTCGGTGGACACCCGCGTCGAACACCTCGGCGTTGACCCGCTGACCTCGCACGTCGCGGTCGCCGCGGGCAGGCTGCTGGACCTGCTGGTCAACCGCGGCCAACTCGACCAAGTCCGGGAACTGCTGCACCGATGGCGACTGGACGGCCCACTGCCCGACCACCTGCTCTTCGTGTGGGTGCTGGGTGCTCGTGGGCGGTTGCGGCTGGCCGAAGGCGATCCGGTGGGCGCGCTGGCCGAGTTCCGCCGGGCCATCGACCTGATGCGACGCTGCGGCGTGGCCAACCCGATCGCCTTCCTGTCCTGGCCCAACGTGGTGGCCGCCCTGGTCCGCACCGGAGCCACCGCCGAGGCCGCCGAGACCGCGGCGGAGTTCACCCAGTCCTGCCTCGCCTGGGGCACCGCGCACGCCGCCGGCCAGGCCGCCCGAGCCCGCGCCCTGGTCGCCGATCCGTTGCAGGCCAACGAACTCCTGGCCGAGGCCGTGCACCACCTGGCCCACTCCCCGAGCCGACTCGACCACGCCACCGCCCTGGCCGCCCGCGGCGCGGCCCTGGCCCGCACCGACCACCTTGGCGAGGCCCGCCGGGTGCTGGGCGCCGCACTCGACCTGGCCGAGCAGTGCGGTGCGCACGCGTTGTCCGAACAGGCATTGGCGGGTCTGCGCGCGGCCGGTGGCAGGCCAAGGAGCAGGCGGTGCAGTGGCGCGGACGCACTGACCCCGAGTGAGCGGCGGGTGGCGGTGCTGGCCGCGCGCGGTCAGAGCAACCAGGAGATCGCGCAGCAGCTGTTCGTCAGCCTGCGTACGGTTGAGGTGCACCTCACCAACACCTACCGCAAGCTCGGCGTCACCGGCCGCGCCGATCTGGCCGGTGCGCTGGCCTAG
- a CDS encoding PP2C family protein-serine/threonine phosphatase, whose translation MTLMEHRNRINWETATDPGRRRVNADALAVRPGWDSLTPVLALADGVGDTETAAEAARVAVDAATSMAPSRGPTAAILAAQRAVLALGHTGDAVLVVAMPFADQLGGGYRIAWAGDARAYRWDGRTLTRLTTDHTVAEYFRRQGMETTPWMEHMVTSTVRSTRAQDVGQVEVRGDVGLLLCSDGVYGALDLPTMTAIVARPARFGPRAQELVATAVDRGATDNATALLLTH comes from the coding sequence ATGACCCTCATGGAACACCGCAACCGGATCAACTGGGAAACCGCCACCGACCCCGGCCGCCGCCGGGTCAACGCCGACGCCCTGGCCGTCCGCCCCGGCTGGGACAGCCTGACGCCCGTGCTCGCCCTGGCCGATGGTGTCGGCGACACCGAGACCGCCGCCGAAGCCGCCCGGGTGGCGGTGGATGCGGCTACCAGCATGGCGCCCTCCAGGGGGCCCACCGCGGCGATCCTGGCCGCGCAACGGGCTGTGCTCGCGTTGGGGCACACGGGGGACGCGGTGCTGGTGGTGGCGATGCCGTTCGCGGATCAGCTCGGCGGTGGCTATCGGATCGCGTGGGCTGGGGACGCGCGTGCCTATCGGTGGGATGGGCGGACGCTGACCCGGCTGACCACGGATCACACGGTGGCTGAGTACTTTCGGCGGCAGGGGATGGAGACCACGCCGTGGATGGAGCACATGGTGACTTCCACTGTGCGGTCCACTCGGGCGCAGGATGTCGGGCAGGTCGAGGTTCGGGGGGATGTCGGGTTGTTGTTGTGCAGTGACGGGGTTTATGGGGCTTTGGACCTGCCGACGATGACGGCCATTGTGGCGCGGCCCGCTCGGTTCGGGCCGCGGGCTCAGGAGTTGGTGGCCACCGCCGTCGACCGCGGCGCCACCGACAACGCCACCGCCCTGCTCCTGACCCACTAG
- a CDS encoding alpha/beta hydrolase, translating into MTRTRTHLAAAFVSAMLLTTAAGPADAAMAGGPVCATHTLSVRIADAGPATETLRGRLCLPRHRRPSAVQLLVHGATYDHRYWDFPVGGGSYSYVRAAAVAGYATFNVDRIGAGASSQPLSQRLDAVAGAAALHDVVTALRTGAVGGRPFARAIYVGHSLGSFIGLYGISRYRDVDAAILTGMLHGYNAGPADIMYPAGQDPKFARSNLDEGYLTTRPGTRGGEYYHPATADPRVIAADESGKDVTTLGPPPPMQVPHPITVPVLLVTGAEDRLACVGVTQYDCADPESVRAHESRFFLPETRLDVRIIPGTGHSLALSTTAPATTVTMLQWSRSTISP; encoded by the coding sequence ATGACCCGTACCCGTACCCACCTGGCGGCCGCGTTCGTCAGCGCGATGCTGCTGACCACCGCCGCCGGGCCCGCCGACGCCGCGATGGCCGGCGGTCCGGTCTGCGCCACGCACACCCTCTCGGTGCGCATCGCGGATGCGGGCCCGGCGACCGAGACCCTGCGGGGCCGGCTGTGCCTGCCACGTCACCGGCGGCCCAGCGCGGTGCAACTGCTTGTGCACGGGGCCACCTACGACCACCGGTACTGGGACTTCCCGGTCGGCGGCGGCTCCTACTCCTACGTCCGAGCCGCGGCCGTCGCGGGATACGCCACCTTCAACGTCGACCGGATCGGCGCGGGTGCCAGCTCGCAGCCGCTCAGCCAACGGCTCGACGCGGTCGCGGGAGCTGCCGCGCTGCACGACGTGGTCACCGCACTGCGCACCGGCGCCGTCGGCGGCCGCCCGTTCGCCCGCGCGATCTACGTCGGGCACTCCCTCGGCTCGTTCATCGGCCTGTACGGGATATCCCGCTACCGCGACGTGGACGCCGCGATCCTCACCGGCATGCTGCACGGGTACAACGCCGGCCCGGCCGACATCATGTACCCGGCCGGGCAGGACCCGAAGTTCGCGCGCTCCAATCTCGACGAGGGCTACCTCACGACCCGGCCGGGCACCCGGGGCGGGGAGTACTACCACCCGGCGACGGCGGATCCGCGGGTGATCGCGGCTGACGAGAGCGGCAAGGACGTGACGACCCTCGGGCCGCCTCCGCCGATGCAGGTCCCGCACCCGATCACGGTGCCGGTCCTGCTGGTCACCGGCGCCGAGGACCGGCTGGCCTGCGTAGGGGTCACCCAGTACGACTGCGCCGACCCGGAGAGCGTGCGGGCCCACGAATCCCGGTTCTTCCTTCCAGAAACCCGGCTTGATGTCCGGATCATCCCCGGAACCGGCCACAGCCTCGCGCTGTCCACCACCGCCCCGGCCACCACGGTCACCATGCTCCAGTGGTCCCGGTCCACAATCAGCCCCTGA
- a CDS encoding molybdopterin-dependent oxidoreductase encodes MRQGNKLPPGQRRVEGFPRFGTHLHRPAPAVPADPVIEVRGAVTEEFDLPLTSLASLPRQEITADFHCVAGWSATDLRWEGVSFGTFYRALIEPVLAPGTSITHVTCRGLDGFAATATIEDILAEDVLIAQNLDGRPLGSDHGAPVRLVSPSQYGYFNIKHLSRVEVLTTAPAITEGPLLRSHPRGRVWAEERHGLISGRVVRPFYRALIRPIRFLSSRGASDRHAPGRPSSAN; translated from the coding sequence ATGAGGCAGGGCAACAAACTTCCGCCAGGACAGCGCCGGGTCGAGGGATTCCCCCGGTTCGGCACCCACCTGCACCGGCCTGCCCCGGCTGTTCCAGCCGACCCGGTGATCGAGGTACGCGGGGCGGTGACCGAGGAATTCGACCTCCCGCTCACCTCGCTCGCGTCCCTGCCACGGCAGGAGATCACCGCCGACTTCCACTGCGTGGCCGGCTGGTCGGCGACCGACCTGCGCTGGGAAGGTGTCTCGTTCGGGACGTTCTACCGCGCGCTCATCGAACCGGTGCTCGCGCCAGGGACCTCTATCACCCACGTCACGTGTCGCGGGCTCGACGGGTTCGCGGCCACGGCGACGATCGAGGACATCCTGGCCGAGGACGTGCTCATCGCGCAGAATCTCGACGGCCGGCCACTCGGGAGTGACCACGGCGCACCGGTCCGCCTGGTCAGCCCCAGTCAGTACGGCTACTTCAATATCAAGCACCTCTCCCGCGTCGAAGTACTGACCACCGCCCCGGCCATCACCGAAGGCCCGCTGCTCAGAAGTCATCCCAGGGGCAGGGTCTGGGCGGAGGAACGACACGGCCTCATCTCCGGACGGGTGGTACGACCCTTCTACCGGGCCCTGATTCGCCCCATCAGGTTCCTGAGTTCCCGTGGCGCGAGCGACCGTCACGCGCCAGGGCGGCCCAGTTCCGCGAACTGA